The following are encoded in a window of Roseimaritima ulvae genomic DNA:
- a CDS encoding glycoside hydrolase family protein, whose translation MKPQLLTAFCWSGLALTIATAQDASDRAWVIDTQQEWQQHTSKHNGLEFTEGMARPTAEQATLSSKLKTFDTKRTAASIVVEQSPEWLNWEQTPNLGPVNLGDAPVFLQLGPDNYWMFGRYGGGRGKNNRAGFKPQKATLEGFDIPLLTTPFANQFDAPGGLKPRLGGYHAWQSKDMVNWVHHGPITEKFAAWMTTAEYADGKAYFYYDFPNDQDPHVYVDADLFDGLPGENKGMAYDDPTHGSDCAIIRDLDGKFHLILEDWSPINAQTHAWDSPLAVHAVSDDGLQNFKALAPPVDQRTKPTGKIGTYKHPHWVKENPERFKTNIAEYEIHKPEQNAYGDWAAISIGGQYYLFCDYDPADSKKMSVGWFTSKTIDGPFQWCGNIGQGHPDPDIMFAEGKFYLATQQKMDFVSPGPWVEEVQVRVGVDTNNDQTIDQWSDWQTVKERYDYVKGFAKQVARTPAQADVSSLPAGYGFQFEVKIKDTTKNKSKPVLDKVTLAFEAE comes from the coding sequence ATGAAACCTCAGCTTCTCACCGCTTTTTGCTGGTCCGGTTTGGCCCTAACAATCGCAACCGCTCAGGACGCCAGCGACCGTGCCTGGGTCATCGATACGCAACAGGAATGGCAACAACACACGAGCAAACACAACGGACTTGAGTTCACCGAGGGCATGGCTCGCCCCACGGCCGAGCAAGCCACGCTATCGAGCAAGCTGAAAACCTTCGATACGAAACGCACCGCGGCCTCGATCGTCGTCGAACAATCGCCGGAATGGTTGAACTGGGAACAAACGCCTAACCTGGGACCGGTCAATCTGGGTGATGCGCCCGTGTTCCTGCAACTTGGCCCGGACAACTACTGGATGTTTGGCCGCTACGGCGGTGGACGTGGCAAGAACAATCGAGCCGGATTTAAGCCGCAGAAAGCCACGCTGGAAGGTTTTGATATTCCGCTGCTGACGACGCCTTTCGCCAATCAGTTCGACGCTCCCGGTGGTCTCAAGCCGCGTCTGGGCGGCTATCACGCTTGGCAGAGCAAAGACATGGTCAACTGGGTGCATCATGGCCCGATCACCGAAAAATTTGCGGCCTGGATGACCACCGCCGAATACGCCGATGGCAAAGCCTACTTCTACTACGACTTTCCCAACGACCAAGATCCTCACGTCTACGTCGACGCCGATCTGTTTGACGGCCTGCCCGGTGAAAACAAGGGCATGGCGTACGACGACCCCACGCACGGATCGGACTGCGCGATCATTCGTGATCTGGACGGCAAGTTCCATCTGATTCTGGAAGACTGGAGCCCCATCAACGCTCAGACGCACGCTTGGGACTCTCCCCTGGCCGTCCATGCTGTCAGCGACGATGGGCTTCAGAATTTCAAAGCCCTCGCCCCACCGGTCGACCAGCGCACCAAGCCCACCGGCAAAATCGGCACCTACAAACATCCGCACTGGGTGAAAGAGAATCCGGAACGCTTTAAGACCAACATTGCGGAATACGAAATTCACAAACCGGAGCAAAATGCTTACGGCGACTGGGCGGCGATTTCGATCGGCGGGCAGTACTACTTGTTCTGTGACTACGATCCGGCGGACAGCAAAAAGATGAGCGTCGGTTGGTTCACGTCCAAAACGATCGACGGGCCTTTCCAGTGGTGCGGCAACATCGGCCAGGGACATCCCGATCCCGACATCATGTTCGCCGAAGGCAAGTTCTATCTGGCCACGCAGCAAAAGATGGACTTTGTCAGCCCCGGTCCCTGGGTCGAAGAAGTCCAAGTGCGAGTCGGTGTCGATACCAACAACGACCAGACCATCGATCAGTGGAGCGACTGGCAAACGGTCAAAGAACGGTACGACTACGTGAAAGGGTTTGCCAAACAGGTCGCCCGCACACCCGCCCAAGCCGACGTGTCAAGTTTGCCGGCCGGCTACGGTTTTCAGTTCGAAGTCAAAATCAAAGACACCACGAAAAACAAGTCGAAACCGGTTCTCGACAAAGTCACGCTAGCGTTTGAAGCGGAGTAA
- a CDS encoding arylsulfatase, translating into MPIGSSVIRLLFLFCTLWLSAAATSQADRPNVILIMTDDQGYGDLGCHGNPIVKTPNLDRLHRESIRMTDFHVSPFCTPTRAALMTGRYPGRTGAFRTSSGRTMLHTDERTIADVFAASGYATGMVGKWHLGDNAPHRPQDRGFQDVVWHRCGGVGQASDYWGNDYFDDTYERNGRFEKFEGYCTDVWFEQSLRFVEQHREEPFFLYLATNAPHGPYRVDPQWSDPYKQTAKWGAGPQFYGMIANFDHNLDILRKRLKELDLADNTILVFMTDNGTANGGKFNGLTSEPTAGFNAGMRGKKSSIYEGGHRVPFFVHWPAGGLVGGRDVPSLAAHIDVLPTLAELCKLPVPDDHQPDGVSFAAQLRDLDAPPARKHLVVQFHGGAGFAEGPQAWKDSCVLQGPWRLINGKELYDIGTDPAQRNDVADSNPDLVRQLRELYPPFWESVSPRMTPVSIDIGNPAQNPTTLCSQDWYMPRGNPPWNFNSIRKLPKVTGPWKVNVFQAGRYRLTLRQWPVEADKPVVAIRAKIQIAGQTAEQFVEAGTKGVVFELDLPAGKTELLTYLYDASGKAGGAYFVDVEALR; encoded by the coding sequence ATGCCTATCGGTAGCTCGGTGATTCGTTTGCTGTTTCTGTTTTGCACGCTTTGGCTGTCCGCCGCGGCGACCAGCCAAGCCGATCGCCCCAACGTGATCCTGATCATGACGGACGACCAAGGCTACGGGGACCTGGGGTGTCACGGTAATCCGATTGTCAAAACGCCCAATCTGGATCGTTTGCATCGCGAGTCGATTCGGATGACGGACTTTCATGTCAGTCCGTTTTGCACGCCCACGCGAGCGGCGTTGATGACGGGGCGATACCCGGGCCGGACCGGAGCGTTCCGCACCAGTTCCGGACGGACGATGTTGCACACCGACGAGCGTACGATTGCCGACGTGTTTGCGGCCAGCGGCTACGCAACGGGCATGGTTGGCAAATGGCACCTCGGTGATAACGCGCCGCACCGACCGCAGGATCGCGGCTTCCAGGACGTGGTCTGGCATCGCTGTGGCGGTGTCGGCCAAGCGTCGGACTACTGGGGCAACGACTACTTCGATGATACCTACGAACGCAATGGTCGCTTCGAAAAGTTCGAGGGCTATTGCACGGACGTGTGGTTCGAACAGTCGCTGCGGTTCGTCGAACAACATCGCGAGGAACCGTTTTTCCTGTATCTTGCAACCAACGCGCCGCACGGTCCTTACCGCGTGGATCCGCAGTGGTCCGACCCCTATAAGCAAACCGCCAAGTGGGGTGCGGGTCCGCAGTTCTATGGAATGATCGCCAACTTCGATCACAACCTTGACATCCTACGAAAACGCCTGAAAGAACTCGACCTGGCTGACAACACGATTCTCGTCTTCATGACCGACAACGGCACGGCCAATGGCGGCAAGTTCAACGGCTTGACCTCCGAACCGACCGCGGGTTTTAACGCTGGCATGCGTGGCAAGAAATCTTCGATCTATGAAGGCGGACATCGCGTCCCGTTTTTTGTCCATTGGCCCGCCGGAGGCCTCGTCGGTGGTCGTGATGTCCCGTCGCTCGCCGCGCACATCGACGTGCTACCCACGCTGGCAGAACTGTGCAAGCTTCCCGTCCCCGATGATCATCAACCCGACGGCGTTTCGTTCGCTGCTCAACTGCGAGATCTCGACGCCCCGCCGGCACGCAAACATCTGGTCGTGCAGTTTCACGGTGGAGCGGGTTTTGCGGAAGGACCACAAGCGTGGAAAGATTCTTGCGTGTTGCAAGGCCCTTGGCGTTTGATCAATGGCAAAGAGTTGTACGACATCGGCACCGATCCGGCACAGCGCAACGACGTTGCGGATTCAAATCCGGATCTCGTTCGCCAGCTTCGCGAACTCTACCCGCCCTTCTGGGAATCCGTCTCGCCACGGATGACTCCGGTTTCGATCGATATCGGAAACCCTGCGCAGAACCCGACAACGCTCTGCAGCCAAGACTGGTACATGCCGCGTGGCAACCCGCCTTGGAATTTCAACTCGATTCGTAAACTGCCCAAGGTCACAGGGCCCTGGAAGGTGAATGTGTTCCAAGCCGGCCGCTATCGCCTGACGCTGCGACAATGGCCCGTCGAAGCCGATAAACCGGTTGTCGCCATTCGCGCGAAGATTCAGATCGCAGGGCAAACCGCCGAACAATTTGTGGAAGCGGGAACCAAGGGGGTGGTCTTCGAATTGGACCTGCCGGCCGGTAAGACGGAGCTATTAACTTATTTGTACGATGCATCCGGAAAAGCTGGCGGAGCCTATTTCGTGGATGTGGAAGCGCTGCGTTAG
- a CDS encoding DUF3500 domain-containing protein: MSPILVPAALESKLMKPIVLLTTLLLGTTVAHAQDQQAEDGQAQHSAPVAEIREAAVVFLDGLSPELRKQASFSMDDKERRAWSNLPSTSFKREGVSFKEMSAEQKKLAHRLLQSTLSSQGYLKTTGIMHLDELLKAMAAERRPNRTPMFGHDMYWIGMFGDPAKDKSWGWQLDGHHLALNITVVGDEVSVRPAFMGSDPAELPSGTYSGWYVQRSEDEKGRMLFESLDEKQRAKAVIADVAPRDVVTGPTRGDQLKTPTGLPASELTAKQQRLLKSLISEYAHNYEHNIAHIQMDRIMAAGLEKIHFAWAGTETGKPYYYRIHGPTVIIEFDNHYPPGRNAGPVNHIHTVFREPGNDYGEDLLKKHLMESPHHQHER; the protein is encoded by the coding sequence ATGTCCCCCATTCTCGTCCCTGCAGCCCTGGAAAGCAAACTGATGAAACCAATTGTGCTACTCACGACACTGCTACTGGGGACCACGGTGGCCCATGCCCAAGACCAGCAAGCCGAAGACGGACAGGCCCAGCACAGTGCTCCGGTTGCGGAAATCCGCGAGGCGGCGGTTGTTTTTCTGGACGGCCTAAGCCCGGAGCTCCGCAAGCAAGCTTCCTTCAGCATGGACGATAAGGAACGCCGAGCCTGGAGCAACCTGCCTTCGACATCCTTTAAACGTGAAGGCGTCAGCTTCAAAGAGATGTCCGCCGAACAGAAAAAACTCGCTCATCGTTTGTTGCAAAGCACCCTGAGCAGTCAGGGCTATCTGAAAACGACGGGCATCATGCACCTTGACGAGTTATTAAAAGCGATGGCGGCGGAGCGTCGCCCCAACCGCACTCCGATGTTTGGACATGATATGTATTGGATTGGGATGTTCGGAGACCCCGCCAAAGATAAATCATGGGGCTGGCAACTGGACGGACACCACCTGGCGTTGAATATCACCGTGGTCGGCGATGAAGTCTCGGTCCGACCGGCCTTTATGGGGTCCGATCCCGCGGAACTGCCCTCGGGCACCTATTCCGGCTGGTATGTGCAGCGCAGCGAGGACGAGAAGGGGCGCATGCTGTTCGAGTCGCTCGACGAAAAGCAGCGAGCCAAAGCGGTCATCGCCGACGTCGCCCCGCGTGATGTGGTCACCGGCCCCACGCGTGGAGACCAACTGAAGACGCCCACGGGCTTACCCGCTTCCGAATTGACCGCTAAACAACAACGACTGCTGAAGTCCTTGATTTCGGAATACGCTCATAACTACGAACACAATATCGCTCACATCCAAATGGATCGGATTATGGCGGCCGGGTTGGAAAAGATTCACTTTGCCTGGGCTGGCACCGAAACGGGCAAGCCGTATTACTACCGCATCCACGGCCCCACGGTGATCATCGAGTTCGATAATCATTATCCTCCCGGACGCAACGCTGGTCCGGTGAACCATATCCACACGGTGTTTCGCGAACCCGGCAACGACTATGGCGAGGACCTGCTAAAAAAACACCTCATGGAAAGCCCTCACCATCAGCACGAGAGATAA
- a CDS encoding DUF1592 domain-containing protein — protein MFYSPMRPLCHIFAICGWIATALSASATEPFEGFLEKHCIRCHGPQLEEGDIRFDRLSRDFKAGIDTHHWAEAIGKVNSGEMPPADEPQPTQDELAAFVLDLDTRLKEGRAARMAARPALAHYRLSRKEYQNTVYDLLGVRYDPAKPGELNEDTLWQGYERIGSQLSLSPSHVDRYYRAAEIVLDRAFLQAASEPRKVRKSAAELRYGGGRQQQEALDLFGIKRPLRYLLFPGRVQSALSSNWLGRTGPEHSGLYKLRLQASGIRPPGGQPAHLSIGKQTSEETVDGLIEFDITAPEDSPQVYEFEVFLELPTQLHFCVVATDVVDRRGGAAFRNALVSRGGYLFTHSSETRLLNPNAPQMFDEQGNGIFSTVLLDWVEWEGPLVTEAEKSRRQDVMPPEEATPEQVAAHLQRFAQRAWRREVKPEELKNYMQSYLVEREAGESMTDAYRIALQGVLTSRHFIYLVEGAPQPRPQLNDWELASRLSYFLWSSMPDEALFTAAESGQLNGERLGNEVDRMLSDARINRFIEDFSRQWLQLHRVGMFPPDKKLYPKYDDWLEASMRAEPVEYFRELLMNNQPIDGFVDSDWTMANARLCDFYGLPEPKRDGFQRVSLKPDHHRGGLLTMGAVLGLTSDGTRHRPVHRGVWLSEAMFNKTPPPPPANVDPIEPIPPKGNKITIRQRIEAHASNASCAACHRNIDPLGLAFDQFDAIGQWRTREHVPTGVGEDPLVDASGALPDGRPFTGAAEFKQLLLEDRDRIARAFIEHLCTYALRRVLTVDDQDAVQAIVEDAKSSQYGVRDIVRAVALSELLRTR, from the coding sequence ATGTTTTATAGTCCCATGCGACCCTTATGTCATATTTTCGCTATTTGCGGATGGATTGCCACGGCGCTGTCCGCATCGGCAACGGAACCCTTTGAAGGCTTTCTCGAAAAACACTGCATCCGCTGTCATGGTCCTCAGCTGGAAGAAGGTGACATCCGGTTCGATCGTTTATCGCGTGACTTCAAAGCGGGCATCGACACGCATCATTGGGCCGAGGCGATTGGCAAGGTCAACAGTGGCGAGATGCCGCCAGCCGACGAGCCGCAGCCGACGCAGGACGAGTTGGCGGCGTTTGTTCTGGATCTGGACACGCGGCTGAAGGAGGGGCGGGCCGCCCGCATGGCAGCGCGTCCCGCATTGGCGCACTATCGCCTCAGTCGCAAGGAATATCAGAACACGGTCTATGATCTGTTGGGCGTGCGATACGATCCGGCGAAACCGGGCGAGTTAAACGAGGATACGCTGTGGCAAGGCTATGAACGCATCGGTTCACAGCTCTCACTGTCGCCGTCGCATGTGGACCGCTATTACCGGGCCGCGGAGATCGTGCTCGACCGCGCGTTTCTGCAAGCCGCCAGCGAGCCTCGCAAGGTGCGCAAGTCGGCGGCCGAGTTGCGTTATGGCGGCGGTAGGCAACAGCAGGAGGCATTGGACCTGTTCGGTATCAAACGCCCCCTGCGTTACCTGCTGTTCCCCGGCCGGGTGCAATCCGCGCTGTCATCCAATTGGCTGGGACGTACCGGCCCCGAACACAGCGGGCTGTACAAACTGCGTCTGCAGGCCAGCGGCATCCGCCCGCCCGGCGGCCAACCGGCCCACCTGAGCATCGGCAAGCAAACCAGTGAAGAGACCGTTGACGGGCTGATCGAATTCGACATCACGGCTCCAGAAGACAGCCCGCAGGTTTATGAATTCGAAGTGTTTTTAGAGCTGCCCACGCAGTTGCACTTCTGCGTGGTGGCTACGGACGTTGTTGATCGCCGGGGCGGGGCCGCCTTTCGCAATGCCTTGGTCAGCCGTGGCGGTTACCTGTTCACGCACAGCAGCGAGACCAGGTTGCTGAACCCCAACGCTCCGCAAATGTTCGACGAACAAGGCAACGGAATCTTTTCCACCGTGCTGCTCGATTGGGTCGAATGGGAAGGGCCGCTGGTCACCGAGGCGGAAAAATCACGACGGCAGGACGTGATGCCTCCCGAAGAAGCGACGCCCGAGCAGGTCGCGGCGCATCTGCAACGCTTTGCTCAGCGGGCTTGGCGACGAGAGGTGAAGCCGGAGGAACTGAAAAACTACATGCAGTCCTATCTGGTCGAACGCGAGGCCGGTGAATCAATGACCGATGCCTATCGGATCGCGCTGCAGGGCGTGCTGACTTCCCGCCACTTTATTTACCTGGTCGAGGGCGCTCCCCAGCCTCGGCCACAACTGAACGACTGGGAACTGGCCTCTCGACTGTCGTATTTCCTCTGGAGCTCGATGCCCGACGAAGCTCTGTTCACGGCCGCCGAAAGCGGACAGCTGAACGGCGAGCGATTGGGCAACGAAGTCGACCGGATGTTGTCGGACGCACGCATCAACCGTTTCATCGAGGACTTCTCCCGGCAGTGGCTGCAGCTGCATCGCGTGGGCATGTTCCCGCCGGACAAAAAGTTGTATCCGAAATACGATGACTGGCTGGAGGCCAGTATGCGAGCCGAGCCGGTGGAGTATTTTCGCGAGTTGTTGATGAACAATCAGCCGATCGACGGCTTCGTTGATTCGGATTGGACGATGGCCAACGCCCGGCTGTGCGACTTCTACGGTTTGCCGGAACCGAAGAGGGACGGCTTCCAACGCGTCTCGCTCAAACCCGACCATCATCGTGGCGGTTTGTTGACCATGGGCGCGGTGCTCGGCTTGACCTCCGACGGCACGCGCCACCGACCGGTGCATCGTGGCGTCTGGCTGAGTGAAGCGATGTTCAACAAGACGCCGCCCCCGCCGCCGGCCAACGTGGACCCGATCGAACCCATTCCCCCCAAGGGCAACAAGATCACCATCCGGCAAAGAATCGAGGCCCACGCCAGCAATGCCAGTTGTGCCGCCTGCCACCGCAACATCGATCCGCTGGGATTGGCCTTTGACCAGTTCGACGCGATCGGCCAATGGCGGACGCGGGAACACGTGCCCACCGGCGTCGGCGAAGATCCGCTGGTGGATGCGTCCGGCGCGTTGCCCGATGGTCGACCTTTTACAGGGGCCGCCGAATTTAAACAGTTGCTGTTGGAGGACCGAGACCGAATCGCGCGGGCTTTCATCGAACATCTGTGCACTTACGCTCTGCGCCGCGTACTGACCGTGGATGATCAGGATGCCGTTCAGGCGATTGTTGAAGACGCCAAAAGCAGCCAGTACGGTGTTAGAGACATTGTGCGAGCTGTGGCTTTGTCGGAATTGCTCCGCACCAGATAG
- a CDS encoding DUF1552 domain-containing protein codes for MGKFLSQSWLLDRRHALRALGTCISLPMLECMTPLNAAEPASMPRRSAFIYLANGVHSLNYQITKPGRDYEFSRSLKPLEKHREVITPISGLHHPGAISHHHNCISVWLTGGKLGPTDRNTISVDQQMAAVTAEHTRYPSMEIAITQGSLAWTADGVQLPAMRRCSEIFASLFEEPKGGTAAQRRALRRKASVLDDNLAEVRRLEEKMGTADRGRLDQYLSSVREAEIRTRRADAWLDTPLPEISENDRKRTNRDIPQTQAGDYFRTVYDLMVLAFQTDVTRVATFSLGGEGQAIAIPEIGITESRHQLSHHGGDQGYMEKLTNYDTFAIEQYGYFLSRLEETKDLNGQPLLGTTMSLFGSGMSYGHSHGNANLPLVLAGGSDIGLQHGSHLDFNQGHFDGYELDKPGKHYSLCSRPANPDAHMSNLLLMMAQRMGVETDQFGDSNKVIEL; via the coding sequence ATGGGCAAGTTCCTCTCCCAATCCTGGCTGCTCGATCGCCGGCATGCGTTGCGTGCGCTGGGGACCTGTATCTCCTTGCCCATGCTGGAGTGTATGACTCCGCTGAACGCGGCCGAGCCTGCTTCGATGCCCCGCCGCAGCGCTTTTATCTACTTGGCCAACGGCGTCCATTCGCTGAATTATCAAATCACCAAGCCAGGTCGTGACTACGAGTTCTCTCGTTCGCTCAAGCCTTTGGAAAAACACCGCGAAGTGATCACACCGATCAGCGGGCTGCATCATCCGGGCGCCATCAGCCACCATCACAATTGCATTTCAGTTTGGTTGACCGGCGGGAAACTTGGACCCACCGACCGCAATACGATTTCGGTCGACCAGCAGATGGCGGCCGTTACGGCGGAACATACCCGATATCCATCGATGGAAATCGCCATCACCCAAGGCTCGCTGGCTTGGACGGCCGACGGCGTGCAACTGCCAGCCATGCGTCGTTGCAGCGAGATCTTCGCGTCGCTGTTCGAGGAACCCAAAGGCGGCACGGCGGCGCAGCGCCGAGCATTGCGGCGCAAAGCCAGTGTGTTGGATGACAACTTGGCCGAAGTCCGTCGGCTGGAAGAGAAAATGGGCACCGCCGACCGGGGCCGACTGGATCAGTACCTGAGCTCGGTACGCGAGGCGGAGATCCGCACGCGACGGGCCGATGCTTGGCTGGACACGCCGCTGCCGGAAATCTCTGAAAACGATCGCAAACGTACCAACCGCGATATCCCTCAGACCCAAGCCGGTGACTATTTCCGCACCGTTTATGACCTGATGGTGCTGGCCTTTCAGACCGACGTCACCCGGGTGGCCACTTTCAGCCTTGGGGGCGAAGGACAAGCGATTGCGATTCCGGAAATAGGCATTACCGAATCTCGACACCAGCTCAGCCATCACGGTGGCGACCAAGGCTATATGGAAAAACTGACCAACTACGACACCTTCGCCATCGAGCAGTATGGCTACTTCCTCTCGCGGCTTGAGGAAACAAAAGACCTGAACGGTCAGCCGCTGCTGGGAACGACAATGTCACTGTTTGGCAGCGGTATGTCTTACGGCCACAGCCACGGTAACGCCAACCTGCCACTGGTGTTGGCCGGTGGCTCGGACATTGGTCTGCAACACGGTAGCCACTTGGACTTCAACCAAGGGCACTTCGACGGCTACGAATTGGACAAGCCCGGCAAGCACTACAGTTTGTGCAGTCGCCCGGCGAACCCGGACGCCCACATGAGCAACCTGCTGCTGATGATGGCGCAGCGCATGGGCGTCGAAACCGACCAGTTTGGCGACAGCAACAAGGTGATCGAACTATGA